A window of Edaphobacter lichenicola contains these coding sequences:
- a CDS encoding NHL repeat-containing protein, with protein MRNFQGLFSVVMVGVLACSLAGCGSSSTPPVTTPPPVTPPPVTPPPPPPPTNPGVSFSGKAMAGSLPIVGAAIQLYAAGTGGNGSASTSLLTNALTTDATGAFTVAAGYACPLAASEIYVVVRGGQVGGAPNNSAITLASALGACNQITAGAQFVVNEVTTAATAWGLAQFFGSEGNLGASATNAQGLANAVATVANLANLTKGSAPGTAFPSTGDSSFAVEKINLVADLLNNCTATASGCGALFSAITPNGGTAPSNTLDAVLNIVRNPGSNVATLFAQLPASGAPFSPVPSAAPADWTLDINYHGGGIDTRNPSGVGVDGAGNIWVSTYSGAVAEFSTTGTPKFSNGITGGGLLDSDALAIDLQGNIWVPDGGSPGVNNGFGSVTELSSTGQVLSGATGYSAGGISYPTAIAIDANGTVWIPDYGNSRVTLLSSTGQLLSGANGIQSLQLSFPLAVAIDSGHNGWVANFGNDTVSKVSADGSQITSFSSGNGPDGIAVDQRGYVWVANQTGNSISELANDGSVVSTGYSDNKASILAPQGIAIDGSGHVWVANLHSHAITELAGSAAASPGAILSPTAGYASDFGFTEAYGIAVDASGNLWVTDFNNDTLTEIVGLATPVKTPVLGPPQTP; from the coding sequence TTGCGCAACTTTCAGGGACTTTTCAGCGTGGTGATGGTCGGGGTTTTGGCTTGCTCGCTTGCGGGATGCGGGAGCAGCTCCACTCCGCCCGTTACCACACCACCGCCTGTGACTCCGCCGCCTGTGACTCCACCGCCGCCACCCCCACCGACCAATCCAGGCGTGAGTTTTTCCGGAAAAGCGATGGCGGGTTCTCTGCCGATTGTTGGAGCGGCCATTCAGCTTTATGCAGCTGGAACCGGCGGGAATGGCTCGGCTTCGACGTCCCTGCTTACGAACGCACTCACCACCGATGCTACGGGAGCTTTCACGGTGGCTGCGGGGTACGCCTGTCCTCTTGCCGCCTCGGAGATCTATGTTGTGGTTCGCGGAGGTCAGGTAGGAGGCGCTCCAAATAATTCGGCGATTACTCTTGCGAGCGCGCTCGGCGCCTGCAATCAGATTACGGCTGGGGCTCAGTTCGTGGTCAACGAGGTGACGACCGCGGCTACTGCCTGGGGCCTTGCCCAGTTCTTTGGAAGCGAGGGCAATCTTGGAGCGAGTGCGACCAATGCCCAGGGACTGGCTAATGCCGTGGCTACAGTGGCGAATCTCGCGAACCTCACCAAGGGGTCCGCGCCGGGGACGGCTTTTCCCTCTACCGGAGACTCTTCGTTTGCCGTAGAGAAGATCAATCTCGTTGCTGACCTTCTCAACAACTGCACGGCCACGGCGTCGGGGTGCGGCGCGCTCTTCTCTGCGATTACACCGAATGGCGGGACGGCTCCGTCGAATACGCTGGATGCCGTTCTGAACATCGTGCGCAATCCGGGGAGTAACGTTGCCACGCTGTTTGCGCAGCTTCCCGCCAGCGGTGCGCCCTTTTCCCCGGTACCCTCCGCGGCGCCGGCGGACTGGACCCTCGACATCAACTATCACGGAGGGGGCATCGACACGAGGAATCCGTCGGGCGTCGGCGTGGACGGGGCTGGCAACATCTGGGTGTCGACGTATTCTGGTGCCGTGGCTGAATTTTCGACGACAGGAACTCCGAAGTTTTCGAATGGCATTACAGGCGGTGGGCTGCTCGACTCGGATGCGCTTGCCATCGATCTGCAGGGGAATATCTGGGTTCCGGATGGAGGAAGCCCCGGAGTCAACAACGGCTTTGGTAGTGTGACGGAGCTCAGTTCGACCGGCCAGGTGCTCTCCGGCGCTACGGGGTACAGTGCTGGGGGGATCAGCTATCCGACGGCAATCGCGATTGATGCGAATGGAACAGTGTGGATCCCCGATTATGGCAACTCGAGGGTCACCCTGCTCTCGAGCACTGGTCAGCTACTGTCGGGGGCGAACGGGATTCAATCGCTGCAGTTGAGCTTTCCGCTTGCGGTTGCAATCGATTCGGGCCATAACGGCTGGGTGGCAAATTTTGGCAACGATACTGTCAGCAAGGTCTCTGCTGACGGGAGCCAGATAACCAGCTTCAGCAGCGGCAATGGGCCGGACGGTATCGCCGTTGATCAACGAGGCTATGTGTGGGTCGCGAATCAGACCGGCAACAGTATCAGTGAGCTTGCGAATGATGGATCCGTAGTCTCGACCGGCTACAGCGATAACAAGGCCAGCATACTTGCTCCGCAGGGGATCGCGATCGATGGATCGGGTCATGTATGGGTTGCGAATCTGCATAGCCACGCGATTACTGAGCTGGCGGGATCGGCTGCAGCTTCGCCTGGAGCGATCCTGTCGCCGACTGCCGGTTATGCGTCGGACTTCGGATTTACAGAGGCGTATGGGATTGCAGTCGATGCCAGTGGCAATCTTTGGGTGACGGACTTCAATAACGACACGCTGACCGAGATCGTTGGACTGGCGACGCCGGTGAAGACCCCGGTGCTGGGACCGCCTCAGACACCTTAG
- a CDS encoding glycoside hydrolase family 27 protein, with the protein MGWNSWNKFGCKGLNEKVVRETADAMVSSGMKDAGYQFVILDDCWQTGRDASGNIVADAERFPSGIKALADYVHSKGLKFGIYTDVGTMTCAKRPGSIGHEYQDAKQYANWGVDYLKEDWCNTLPGQNSESSYTLMRDALADSGRPIVFSICEWGSTKPWLWAGSIGNLWRATADIQDCWDCKKDWGGNGVTQIIDQMSGLETYAGPGHWNDPDMLEVGNGGMTKEEYRAHFSMWAMFSAPLLAGNDISSMTPDTKEILLNKEVIAIDQDPLGHQARRVKKTGDLEIWSKQLQDGGRAVVLLNRSPAAAKVAVAWTDIGYPDSLSASVRNLWTASDLGKQSVGYSADVPSHGVVMLTIRP; encoded by the coding sequence ATGGGATGGAACAGCTGGAACAAGTTCGGCTGCAAGGGGCTCAACGAGAAGGTCGTGCGCGAGACCGCGGACGCCATGGTGAGCAGCGGCATGAAGGATGCTGGCTATCAGTTCGTCATCCTTGACGACTGCTGGCAGACTGGCCGCGACGCCTCCGGCAATATCGTCGCCGACGCCGAGCGCTTTCCCTCCGGCATCAAGGCGCTAGCCGACTACGTTCACTCGAAGGGCCTGAAGTTCGGTATCTACACCGACGTTGGCACCATGACCTGCGCCAAGCGTCCCGGCAGCATCGGCCACGAGTACCAGGACGCAAAGCAGTACGCGAACTGGGGCGTCGACTACCTCAAAGAAGACTGGTGCAACACTCTCCCCGGACAGAACAGCGAGTCCTCCTACACTCTGATGCGCGACGCACTCGCCGACTCCGGACGGCCCATCGTCTTCAGCATCTGCGAGTGGGGATCGACCAAGCCGTGGCTGTGGGCAGGATCGATCGGAAACCTGTGGCGCGCAACCGCCGACATTCAAGACTGCTGGGACTGCAAGAAAGACTGGGGTGGCAACGGGGTAACTCAGATCATCGACCAGATGAGCGGATTGGAGACCTACGCCGGCCCGGGCCACTGGAATGATCCTGACATGCTCGAGGTAGGCAACGGCGGCATGACCAAGGAGGAGTATCGCGCGCACTTCAGCATGTGGGCAATGTTCTCCGCGCCCCTGCTGGCGGGCAACGACATCTCCAGCATGACGCCCGACACCAAAGAGATTCTGCTGAACAAGGAAGTCATTGCAATTGATCAAGACCCCCTCGGACACCAGGCACGCAGAGTCAAGAAGACCGGAGACCTCGAGATCTGGTCGAAGCAACTGCAGGACGGAGGCCGCGCCGTCGTACTGCTGAACCGCAGCCCCGCAGCCGCGAAGGTCGCCGTAGCATGGACCGACATCGGCTATCCCGACTCCCTGTCTGCCTCGGTACGGAATCTCTGGACCGCAAGCGATCTGGGCAAACAGAGCGTAGGCTACTCCGCCGACGTACCCAGCCACGGCGTGGTCATGCTCACGATCAGACCGTAG
- a CDS encoding GNAT family N-acetyltransferase, whose protein sequence is MQIRLATQHDLPALMSLVRRVVPLMRATGNLQWDETYPNDAVFQRDIDLNQLWVAEVNDSIAGVAAITMDQEPDYSQVGWDIDEPAIVVHRLAVDPAFRGQGAAGALMQRAEEVAVERGITALRVDTNTNNEATQRLFPKLGYLLAGEISLEFRPGLRFLCYEKRLIPQLIRAL, encoded by the coding sequence ATGCAGATCCGGCTGGCAACACAACATGATCTACCGGCGCTGATGAGCCTCGTGCGGCGCGTCGTTCCGCTGATGCGCGCGACAGGCAATCTCCAGTGGGACGAAACCTACCCAAACGACGCCGTCTTTCAACGCGACATCGACCTGAACCAACTCTGGGTCGCCGAAGTGAACGACAGCATCGCCGGCGTCGCTGCAATCACCATGGATCAGGAGCCTGACTACTCCCAGGTCGGATGGGATATTGATGAACCTGCAATCGTAGTGCACCGCCTTGCGGTAGATCCCGCATTCCGCGGCCAGGGAGCGGCCGGTGCGCTCATGCAGAGAGCCGAAGAGGTCGCGGTCGAACGCGGCATCACCGCACTCCGCGTCGACACCAACACCAACAACGAAGCGACACAGCGGCTCTTTCCGAAGCTCGGCTACCTGCTCGCCGGAGAGATCAGTCTCGAGTTCAGGCCGGGGCTGCGTTTTCTCTGTTACGAGAAACGCCTAATCCCCCAGCTAATCCGCGCCTTATAA